In the genome of Amaranthus tricolor cultivar Red isolate AtriRed21 chromosome 15, ASM2621246v1, whole genome shotgun sequence, one region contains:
- the LOC130800924 gene encoding uncharacterized protein LOC130800924 isoform X2, producing MNAAMSAELNVPKDVLQPLLKASNSSTLSEALEKLIVVSKSDDGRSDLASKHILPIVLQLLQHLSYPSAHPVLLLSLRLLRNLCAGDAVNQNLFIEQNGAAIVSSAINSVGYDSDNSACTIVRTALQVVANASLAGKESQRVIWDQFFPDFFLRIASIRRRETCDPLSMIICTCCDGNIYLFSELCRNPGLAIIAEIVRTASEVGFGEDWVKILLSRICLEESHLPVLFQYLNDDFDKLEDHESRNIHFTGDQAFLLRIVSEILNERLEDIHVGSEFALYILGLFENAIKAIDFYTRGQSKLPTGVPSIDVLGYSLILLRDVCAQGSATVSEENEILDVVASLVSRGLLDLLLSLLNELELPTSIRKTMKPDMNQVPSSQSPKICPYQGFRRDIVAVIGNCLYRRKNVQDEVRKKNCIFLLLQQCVLDDDNPFLREWGIWCASNLLQGNDDNKQIVADMEMQGTVEVPELAKLGLQVKIDPNTRRATLVNIT from the exons ATGAATGCTGCAATGTCTGCGGAATTAAATGTCCCAAAGGATGTTCTACAGCCATTGCTAAAGGCTTCAAATTCGTCAACATTGAGTGAAGCCTTAGAAAAGCTTATTGTTGTTTCAAAAAGCGATGATGGACGATCAGATCTTGCATCGAAGCATATACTTCCAATTGTACTCCAGCTACTTCAGCATCTCTCGTATCCATCGGCACATCCTGTTCTCTTGCTGTCTCTTAGACTTCTCAGAAATCTATGTGCAGGAGATGCGGTGAATCAGAACTTGTTCATTGAGCAGAACGGTGCTGCAATCGTTTCCAGTGCAATCAATTCTGTGGGCTATGATTCTGATAATTCAGCTTGCACAATTGTACGCACTGCCTTACAGGTGGTAGCAAATGCTTCACTTGCCGGGAAGGAAAGTCAGCGTGTAATATGGGACCAATTTTTCCCTGATTTTTTTCTCAGAATCGCTAGTATTCGCAGAAGGGAAACTTGTGATCCTTTGAGTATGATTATTTGTACTTGTTGTGATGGAAACATTTACTTGTTTTCTGAGCTTTGCAGAAATCCAGGATTGGCTATCATTGCTGAAATTGTTCGTACAGCTTCAGAag TTGGATTTGGAGAAGATTGGGTCAAGATACTACTGTCAAGAATTTGTTTGGAGGAATCTCATTTACCTGTATTGTTCCAGTATCTAAATGATGACTTTGACAAACTAGAAGATCATGAAAGTAGAAATATTCATTTTACAGGAGACCAAGCTTTCCTTTTGCGCATTGTGTCTGAAATTTTGAATGAAAGACTCGAGGATATTCATGTTGGTTCGGAGTTTGctttatatattcttgggttgttTGAGAATGCTATCAAAGCTATCGATTTTTACACCAGGGGCCAGTCAAAGCTGCCCACTGGCGTCCCTTCTATTGATGTCCTTGGATACTCGCTCATTCTTTTGAGAGATGTATGTGCGCAAGGGAGTGCGACAGTTTCTGAAGAGAATGAAATTCTAGATGTTGTAGCTTCATTAGTGTCTAGGGGGCTTTTGGATTTGCTATTATCCCTACTCAATGAGCTTGAATTACCAACATCAATCAGGAAAACTATGAAACCGGATATGAACCAAGTGCCATCTTCTCAGTCGCCAAAGATATGTCCATACCAGGGTTTCAGAAGAGACATTGTTGCAGTCATCGGAAATTGTTTATACAGAAGGAAAAATGTACAAGATGAAGTGAGAAAAAAGAACTGTATATTTCTTCTTTTACAGCAATGTGTTCTCGATGACGATAATCCCTTCTTAAGGGAATGGGGCATATGGTGTGCCAGCAATTTGTTGCAAGGTAATGATGATAACAAGCAGATTGTTGCTGATATGGAGATGCAAGGCACTGTAGAGGTTCCTGAACTTGCTAAGCTAGGCCTGCAGGTTAAAATTGACCCCAATACTAGACGTGCTACGCTTGTAAATATAACTTGA